The nucleotide sequence TTATGCAGCGGCTGGCCCGGAAATACGGCGAGTGGTTCTGGTATGATGGACTGAAAATCATATTTGGAAAATCGGGAGCTTCCAACCGCGGACCAATCGCGCTTGAGTACGGAAGTACCTTGCTGGATATGGCCTACGAAAGCCGGATCGTGGATCTTACTTCTCAATCCGCCCAGTATGATTATTCTAACGACAGTACCTACCACTACGCGGTGGCGGATGGCGATATTACCGCCCAGAACTTTGCCCAGACGGCATTACAGAAATCACGGGAAGTACTTCATGCCGAGAATGTCGATCTTACTTTCCAACATTATACAGACGAAACCTCTCATGAGGACAGCGTAAAAAATGGCGTCAGGATGGATGCCAACCGGCTCGTTCTTTTACAGGGTACCTCCACATTGCTGGGTTTGTCGCCTGGCGGTAAGGTCACGGTCGATGATGCGGTGCAGGTCAATGGGGTGACGCTCCGCACCGATAACTATGGTGAATTCCTGTTGACGAAGGTAGTACATTATGTGGACGCCAACGGGCATTATCAGAATACGTTCGAGGCAATTCCCGATGATCCTGACTATCCCCCGACGAACTACCCCAAAGTGGTTCAGCCCCGGGCCGAAAGTCAACATGCTAAGGTAATCGATACCAATGATCCGGATGCTATGGGCCGGGTGAAAGTTCATCTCCCCTGGCAGTTCCCTGCCGATGCCACCACACCCTGGATTAGGGTGGCCAATCTGATGAGCGGCGACGAAACGGGCGTGTACTTTGTGCCGGAAGTGGACGAAATGGTTTTCGTGGATTTTGATTTTGGCGACCCGGATATGCCTTTCGTTAGGGGTACTTTCTACCACAGCAATTTTAGGCCTGGTCCTAAGTTCTTCGAACCCGACAACAACTTCAAGGGCTTCATCACCAAAGGCGGCAACCACATCCTGATTGACGATACCAACGGCAAGGAAAATATCAGGATTTATAACAAGGATTCTGAAAATGAACTGGTGATGTCGCTCGATGGCGGTTCGCATATCCACATCAAGAGCAGTGGGAAGATAAAAATGGATGCGGATTCCATCGAGATGAACGCGAAAAACATTACGGTAAAAGCCGAAGAAGATTTCAAGCTAACTTCCAAGAATACCATCATGGAAAGTGACTATTCTACCCAGATTTTTGCAAAAAATAGTACGGTAGGCATTGGGTCAGAGACTGATTCTGTGGCTATTTCGTCGCCCACAGAAATACGGGTGCTGAGTGACTCCGAGCTAAAACTGGAAGCCATGAATATAACGGCAGAAGCCTCTGTGAATCTGAAAGCCAAGGGAGGAGTGAACGCTGAAATCGAAGGTGCCGCTCAGGCTACCCTTAAAAGTAGTGCGATGGCCACCGTAGACGGCGGAGCTATGACGATCGTGAAGGGAGGCATGGTCATGATCAATTAAGCCATGCAGCCACTCTACCATTTTCCGGTCGATTTTGCGGCTTTGCTGCAAAAGCAGCCCCTACCCAGGGGTACCTTGAAGGAGTCCGTTCGGGAGTACATCTTTTTGCTGCTGCTGACGCAGCGGGGCGAGTGGCGCTTCGATCCCGACTTCCAGTGTGTGCTGTGGGAAAAGGATTTTGAACAAACCGACAATTTGAATCTGTGGCTCGACGAAGTGAAAGCCGACGTCAAGCGCTCGATCACCCAGTACGAAACCCGGCTGAAAATCAAAATGGTGGACATTCAGCGGGATGAGATTCCGGAATTGAACGAGGAAAATAAAATCAGGCGCATCCGCAACCGATTGACGATCAAGGTACAGGGTGCCCTCGCGGCGAGCGGGGAAAACTTTGACGAAAACTTCCTGATGTTCTTTGGCCCTATAACGGTGGTGTAGGGCCGACTTCCTAATCGAATATGTATGGAAGAAAATAGGTCAAGAATTGGCAGAATTTAAATACTCAAACGCATGAACTGTAAAATATACCCAGGCCCCATAGACAAGGGAGAAGAAATGAATCCCGAAGCAAAAGCTAGCTTCGAGGGAGGATACTTGACGGTTGTGTTGCCTGTAGGGTACGTACTCTGGAGATTCATCTCAAGAAAAAACGATCGGCGATTCGGGGCATTTTGGGTAGATGCTCCTACCATGACGAACCTGATGAACGCGCTGCATACAATCGGTAATTTTTCAGAAGCGCACAAAAAAGCCAACGTGAGAGATAACCTTGCGGTGCTTACCAGTTGGTCGAACCTAAGTTGGCGCTTGAAAATAAGAGTTAGCAAAGAGGTGATCGCCTACATCGGCCGAACCGGAATGCAAAAACACTTTATGGAAATTGAGAATATGACGGCCTTTGGAGGTAGGGCCAAAATGGAAAAAGCTGTGGAGCAACGCATTGGTGGGTTCGATCAATACGTAATTCCCCGTTATAGAGGATTACCCAACGAAAATGACTGGGCTCAGGTGGAACATTTCGCCCATATTTAACGCAACAACCCATGCCCATCGTAGAAAACCGTGCATCCATCAAGCAGCGCCTGCGGGCCGAAGCTGCCCGGCAGTGGGGGTTGGACGAGAACGACCTGAAAAATGGCTCGTTCGATCCGCTCGTGGACTTGCTGTTTGGCGCTTTTGCGGTAGAAACCGAGAAGGTATGGCATGAACTGGAAGTGGCGCGGAGTCGTGTGGTGAAGCGTATGGTCGAAACGGTGCTACCCGAGGTGATCACGGGCATTCTGCCCGCGCATACGGTACTCATGGCGCGTCCCGTCACGGGTCCGGCGGAAGTACAGCCCCGCGACCAGTTTCTGGCAGCGGGGAGCGATAGTGCGGTTTTTTCCTCGGCGGGTACCTTTGAGTTGTCAGGTGCTACCCTACAGTACATCGCCACCGGCAGCCGCATCGACAAGGTAGGTGCCGGTAGTTCGCGGGAAACGGTAATCCGGCTGAATGGTGGGAAATCCGTGGGAGCGTATACCGTATGGATCGGGATCGAGCCACCTACCGTGGGTGAAGTCGACTCCCTGGTACTTTTCCTGAATTGGTCCGCACTCGCCGAGCGGGCGCGTTTTCTTTCCTACACGGCTTCGGTGAAGTTTTTTTACGGCCGCGATGCATCGCTGGCCCGGCTTCCCATTCCGGTGTCAGTCCGCCAAGGGATCTACTCAACCAGCGATGCGTCGGGCCCACAGGCAGGGTACATGGCTCGGTACGAAGAAACGGTGCAGAATTTTTATGCGCCTCATTTTGTCACGCTCGACCACCTACCTCTGACCGACAAACGACAACTGAAAAAATATCCCGAAGCATGGGAGGGTACCCTGGAGCCTGCCGAAAAAGCCCTGTTTCAGCAGGAGTTGTTCTGGCTTAAAATGGTAGCGCCAGCGGCGCTCACGCCCGAAGCGCTCGACCGTTTGGAAATAGCCACCAACTGCTTTCCGGCGGTCAATCGCAAGCTGGTCCGGCAACGGGGCAAGCTACAACCGCTGTTCAATGTGTTTGCCCTCACAGAGGAGTCGGGGTTTCTGGCCATCGATCGGGTGATGAATGGTGATGGCGAAGAACTGACTCCCGTCGGGCAGCATTCTCCGCTCAGCGGAGATAATGTCTATTCCCTGAGAAAACGAAATGTGGCCCGGTTCGACCACCGCGATGCCTTCGAGAAACTGACCGATGTGACGCACCACCTGCGCGACGATCTGGCGGCTTTCAATGCCCTGGACAATTCTATCCTGACCACGCATCTGGACACGATCAACCGGGGCATTACCAAACTGCGCGAGCATCTGGACACGTTTACGCACCAGCTCCCCCTGCTCCATATTCTGGTTCGGACCCGATCGCAGGGTAGCGTGCTGGATGTGCATTTCTGGTCGTCGCTGGGAAGTCGGGGGAATGGTTTGGCGGCGCAAACCAAGCTCAAGCCCGAACCCACCAATCAGCTCAAGACCGATGCTGCCCTGCTCATGGTACCCTCTTCGGGCGGGCGCGATCCGCTGGACGAGGGTCAGATGCAGGGGGCGTTCCGGGAAGCCATCCTGACGCGGGGGAAAGCTGTAACGGTAGAGGATTTCAGGACAATCGCGCGCAGTGTGCTGGGTGATTCGGCCGAGCGGGTGACGGTTCGCAAAAACCTGAGCATTGGGGAGGGGGCCAGAGAAGGAGTCCGGCTGGTGTTGGAAGTCGGTATCGTACCTATCCCTTCCCAAAAGCAAACGGAGGAATTCTGGTTGAAGCAGGCGCAATTGGTGAAAAATAAACTAGAACAATGCTCGACGGGCGTGCTGCCCTTATTTGTACAGGTCGAAGGATTTTCGTGGAAAGTATGATGGATGTACAAGACTTATCGGATGTGCTACGGCTGGTGGCGGTCGATTACCGGGCCGAGGCGGTGGTGCGCGAGCTGATCGAGGCAGGGGTAGGTACGGCCGAAAACACGCTCATCATTCCCGAAGGCGGATTTCAGCGCTCTTTCGCCCGGGAGGTACATGACCTCACGCAGGGATTTGACTACGAGGACGAAGCGCGGAATTTTATCAAAGTCAACGTGCGGCGGGAAGGCGTAACCGACATGATTCCGGCGGGTCTTATTTTTCAGCCCACCATCGACCGGGCCGAACGTACCACCGAGGTGATGCTGGAAGATGCCGAGCTGCACGATTCGGAATACCGGGATGCCCGCAATTTTTTCCTGCCGTTCGATGCCGAGTTCGGGCGCCAGCGGCTGACCGTGGAGCAGTTTGAACACCAGTCGATTACGGATACTTACGCGCGTTACAGTCAGGAGTTGTACGAAGTACTCTGGCCGAAACTCGATTTGGAACTGACGGATTTTCAAAAAGCAACGCTGCTGGAAATTACGATGGAAGCGCATCAGCTCAGTGGAAACTATCCGGCCTGTGGCCGGTACCTTGAAAAAATCCTGGGCCATCCGGTGCACATCGCGTTCGGGTCAACGGCCGAAGAACCCGAAGGTACCCTAGCCGGCGTGGCCACAACGGGTACCTACCCGTCGCTCGGAGGGGTACCTTAGGCGTAAACTGGATTCCGTTCGATTCGTACCGGGATAAAAATTGCGTCAGGATCAGGGTAGGTCCCGTGCCAATGGAGGATATGACGCACTACCGGCAACACCTACCTCTGGGCAGGAACTACCGATTGCTGTCTTTTTTGTGTGATTTGCTCCTGCCCGTGGAAATATCGTGGGTGATGCAGCTCCTGCCCGGCGAGGGCGAGTTTCGGATCAACCGCACCCGGGAAGCGGCGGTCCTGGGCTATTCGACGATTCTTGGTTAATAAACATGACCTATGAAGTACCTGACATTCGACCTCATGCTGCCTGCCCTAATTAGCCTCATCCTGGGTATGGCGGCGGTGGGCGGTTTGTTTTATTTAAAACGCGGCACGCTTTCGGTGGTGCGGGTGATCATCTGGATCGTTTGGGATCTTGTACTTTTTGCCGGGCTGGCCTTCATGGCGATCAAGATCAGTTCCCTGAACGTCAGCTTCCTGCTGGTGACGCTGGGCGCGGCCTTATTGGGAATCCTCTACCTGGTTCTGGCACCCCTGACCTTGACCGGCTGGCAGCGTCCCCGAATCGAGGTTGTGTCGCTCATGGGTCTGGCGCTTTTCTTATTCGGCGTGGCGGCATTTTC is from Salmonirosea aquatica and encodes:
- a CDS encoding type VI secretion system Vgr family protein, yielding MIARVNITIGGTALDHFDNLSIAQPFDDHHTMDVRLNTGDLNEALGLDGAGSSVNLGRLTQDWAGQKITITISQGETDLAGILSPTADQVFEGLVTKISFQMRDSVNSSIVLTAKSPTILLEQGENSYSFTEMSLAGIVSQVLDSTGANYMVSPTNNPTIPYVTCYRESSYHFMQRLARKYGEWFWYDGLKIIFGKSGASNRGPIALEYGSTLLDMAYESRIVDLTSQSAQYDYSNDSTYHYAVADGDITAQNFAQTALQKSREVLHAENVDLTFQHYTDETSHEDSVKNGVRMDANRLVLLQGTSTLLGLSPGGKVTVDDAVQVNGVTLRTDNYGEFLLTKVVHYVDANGHYQNTFEAIPDDPDYPPTNYPKVVQPRAESQHAKVIDTNDPDAMGRVKVHLPWQFPADATTPWIRVANLMSGDETGVYFVPEVDEMVFVDFDFGDPDMPFVRGTFYHSNFRPGPKFFEPDNNFKGFITKGGNHILIDDTNGKENIRIYNKDSENELVMSLDGGSHIHIKSSGKIKMDADSIEMNAKNITVKAEEDFKLTSKNTIMESDYSTQIFAKNSTVGIGSETDSVAISSPTEIRVLSDSELKLEAMNITAEASVNLKAKGGVNAEIEGAAQATLKSSAMATVDGGAMTIVKGGMVMIN
- a CDS encoding GPW/gp25 family protein codes for the protein MQPLYHFPVDFAALLQKQPLPRGTLKESVREYIFLLLLTQRGEWRFDPDFQCVLWEKDFEQTDNLNLWLDEVKADVKRSITQYETRLKIKMVDIQRDEIPELNEENKIRRIRNRLTIKVQGALAASGENFDENFLMFFGPITVV
- a CDS encoding type VI secretion system baseplate subunit TssF; translated protein: MPIVENRASIKQRLRAEAARQWGLDENDLKNGSFDPLVDLLFGAFAVETEKVWHELEVARSRVVKRMVETVLPEVITGILPAHTVLMARPVTGPAEVQPRDQFLAAGSDSAVFSSAGTFELSGATLQYIATGSRIDKVGAGSSRETVIRLNGGKSVGAYTVWIGIEPPTVGEVDSLVLFLNWSALAERARFLSYTASVKFFYGRDASLARLPIPVSVRQGIYSTSDASGPQAGYMARYEETVQNFYAPHFVTLDHLPLTDKRQLKKYPEAWEGTLEPAEKALFQQELFWLKMVAPAALTPEALDRLEIATNCFPAVNRKLVRQRGKLQPLFNVFALTEESGFLAIDRVMNGDGEELTPVGQHSPLSGDNVYSLRKRNVARFDHRDAFEKLTDVTHHLRDDLAAFNALDNSILTTHLDTINRGITKLREHLDTFTHQLPLLHILVRTRSQGSVLDVHFWSSLGSRGNGLAAQTKLKPEPTNQLKTDAALLMVPSSGGRDPLDEGQMQGAFREAILTRGKAVTVEDFRTIARSVLGDSAERVTVRKNLSIGEGAREGVRLVLEVGIVPIPSQKQTEEFWLKQAQLVKNKLEQCSTGVLPLFVQVEGFSWKV